In the genome of Hydractinia symbiolongicarpus strain clone_291-10 chromosome 5, HSymV2.1, whole genome shotgun sequence, one region contains:
- the LOC130644861 gene encoding uncharacterized protein LOC130644861: protein MANVAIIGGGPCGMSLLSAFRSAERSGEKIPNIVCFEKQSSISGLWNYSWKHGSDEHGEYVHNSMYRTLWSNGPKECSEMADYTFEEHFGKAIPSYPPRAVLQDYLLGKAKKHNISEFVRSNTVVRTVKEKGDRFTVSYEDLVNKTHGEDTFDYVVVATGHYSVPHIPIYPGIDQFPGRVLHSHDFRNAEEFKDQTIVLLGSSYSAEDIALQCYKYGAKKCIISYRSKPMGYNWPEQIKEVPQLQKIEGKTFHFADGSSINADSLIMCTGYQHFYPFLSERIKLSATNHLYIDKLYKGVIFEDNHKLIYLGAQDQYYTFTLFDVQAWFARDFILGKIKLPNVKEMKADMESWMTRFSGLTTHAEEIDFQSDYIKDLLRVTNYPQHDVDKMNAAFKQWKDDKRKDILTYRDIPFTSVITGTPSPEMKVAWLKAMDSSLNWFVNESLKINVESKKSIG from the exons ATGGCAAATGTAGCAATTATTGGTGGCGGCCCATGCGGGATGTCACTGCTATCTGCTTTTCGTAGTGCAGAAAggagtggtgaaaagatacccAATATTGTTTGCTTTGAAAAACAAAGTTCAATAAGTGGCTTATGGAATTACAGTTGGAAGCATGGTTCAGATGAACATGGTGAGTATGTCCACAATAGCATGTATCGTACCCTCTGGTCAAACGGACCTAAAGAATGCTCGGAAATGGCAGACTACACTTTTGAGGAACATTTTGGAAAAGCCATACCATCTTATCCACCAAGAGCTGTGTTGCAGGATTATCTACTAGGTAAAGCTAAGAAACACAACATTTCAGAATTTGTTCGTTCGAACACAGTCGTAAGAACAGTAAAAGAAAAAGGAGACAGATTTACGGTATCCTACGAAGATTTGGTTAATAAGACGCATGGGGAGGACACATTTGATTATGTTGTGGTAGCTACAGGTCATTACTCAGTACCACATATACCAATTTATCCTGGAATCGATCAATTTCCTGGCAGAGTTCTTCATAGTCATGATTTTAGAAATGCAGAAGAATTTAAAGATCAAACCATTGTTTTACTTGGCTCCAGTTATTCTGCAGAGGATATTGCACTCCAATGCTACAAATATGGTGCTAAGAAATGCATTATATCATACCGATCGAAACCAATGGGTTACAACTGGCCTgaacaaataaaagaagttccaCAACTCCAAAAAATTGAAGGAAAGACTTTTCATTTTGCAGATGGAAGTTCTATTAACGCCGACTCCTTGATTATGTGCACTGGATATCAACATTTTTATCCATTCTTAAGTGAAAGAATCAAGTTATCTGCCACCAATCACCTTTACATTGACAAATTATACAAGGGTGTAATATTTGAGGATAATCATAAACTAATATATCTTGGTGCACAAGACCAATATTACACTTTCACATTGTTCGATGTTCAAGCTTGGTTTGCAAGAGATTTTATCCTTGGGAAGATAAAATTACCGAACGTCAAAGAAATGAAGGCGGACATGGAGAGTTGGATGACTCGTTTTAGTGGCTTAACTACACATGCTGAAGAGATAGATTTTCAGAGCGACTACATTAAAGATTTGCTAAGG GTTACAAACTATCCTCAACATGACGTCGACAAAATGAATGCTGCTTTTAAACAATGGAAGGATGACAAACGAAAAGATATTTTGACGTATCGAGATATTCCTTTCACATCTGTCATAACTGGCACACCTTCTCCGGAAATGAAAGTTGCTTGGTTGAAGGCAATGGACTCATCGTTGAACTGGTTTGTGaacgaaagtttaaaaataaatgtggAAAGTAAGAAAAGCATTGGGTAG